The Panacibacter microcysteis genome includes a window with the following:
- the ubiE gene encoding bifunctional demethylmenaquinone methyltransferase/2-methoxy-6-polyprenyl-1,4-benzoquinol methylase UbiE, with translation MTKFAHDSILPDNESNLEKKQQVAGMFNDIAKRYDFLNRLLSGGIDKSWRRKAIAQLKDLQPKAVLDVATGTADVALMTYKMLKPEKIVGIDISDGMLELGRKKIARQGLDNHITLYNGDSENISYPDGSFDAITVAFGVRNFQHLEKGLAEMLRVLKPGGKLVVLEFSRPRQKSFKGFYNFYMKTVAPQAGKLFSKNQGAYKYLNDSVQAFPERENFTAILLQTGYRNVYFKPLSLGICCIYCGTK, from the coding sequence ATGACAAAATTTGCGCACGATAGTATTTTGCCGGATAATGAAAGCAACCTGGAAAAAAAACAGCAGGTAGCCGGCATGTTTAACGACATAGCAAAGCGATACGATTTCTTAAACAGGCTCCTCAGTGGCGGCATAGACAAAAGCTGGCGCCGCAAAGCCATTGCTCAACTAAAAGACTTGCAGCCAAAAGCCGTGCTCGATGTAGCAACCGGCACAGCAGATGTAGCTTTGATGACATACAAAATGCTAAAACCGGAAAAGATCGTAGGCATAGACATTTCCGACGGTATGCTGGAACTGGGGCGTAAAAAAATAGCCAGGCAGGGGCTCGATAACCATATTACACTGTATAATGGCGATAGTGAAAACATCAGTTACCCGGATGGATCTTTTGATGCCATTACAGTAGCTTTCGGTGTGCGCAATTTCCAGCATCTCGAGAAAGGATTGGCCGAAATGCTGCGCGTACTAAAGCCGGGCGGTAAACTGGTCGTACTGGAGTTCTCAAGGCCCAGGCAGAAAAGCTTCAAAGGTTTTTATAATTTTTATATGAAGACTGTTGCACCACAGGCGGGTAAACTGTTTTCAAAAAACCAGGGTGCATACAAATACTTAAACGATTCTGTACAGGCTTTTCCGGAAAGGGAAAATTTTACTGCAATACTATTGCAAACCGGTTACCGCAACGTGTATTTTAAGCCCCTTAGCCTCGGTATTTGCTGCATTTATTGCGGTACAAAATAA
- a CDS encoding outer membrane beta-barrel protein, with amino-acid sequence MTGKLMQGRPGSFLCKSLLLLTVAFTSVCVSANAQFKELNRPDHDQLPYYFGIYLAYNNTYLHPSKSYKFIQDDSVLTAEPGASGGVALGFLATFKLTDRIEFRLNPNLVIGGAKYFSYTLKNPAPGEDLTQKKTLPSSIFTFPLQFKFNSDRINNFRVYLLADAYVATDLMANAGNRNAEDLIKLKKNDFGVETGIGFNFYMKYVTLSPEIKFTYGMADLHARDPNLKYSSVFDKLQSRMITFSINIEQ; translated from the coding sequence ATGACAGGAAAATTAATGCAGGGCAGACCGGGGTCTTTTTTGTGCAAAAGTTTATTGCTTCTTACGGTGGCCTTTACAAGCGTGTGCGTTTCTGCCAATGCACAATTTAAAGAGTTGAACAGGCCCGATCATGATCAGCTTCCTTACTATTTCGGCATTTATTTAGCTTACAACAATACCTATCTTCACCCATCCAAAAGCTACAAGTTTATACAGGATGACAGCGTGCTTACAGCAGAGCCGGGCGCCAGTGGCGGTGTGGCATTGGGTTTCCTGGCCACGTTTAAACTAACAGACCGTATTGAGTTCAGGCTAAACCCAAACCTTGTAATAGGCGGGGCAAAATACTTTTCCTATACACTCAAAAATCCTGCTCCGGGCGAAGATCTGACGCAGAAGAAAACATTGCCTTCATCCATCTTTACCTTTCCATTGCAGTTTAAATTTAATTCCGACAGGATCAATAACTTTCGCGTGTACCTGCTGGCAGATGCATACGTGGCAACAGATCTTATGGCAAACGCCGGCAACCGCAATGCAGAAGATCTGATCAAACTTAAAAAAAATGATTTCGGTGTAGAAACAGGTATAGGGTTCAATTTTTACATGAAATATGTAACGTTATCGCCCGAAATAAAATTTACTTACGGTATGGCCGATCTGCACGCCAGGGACCCCAACCTAAAATATTCCAGCGTGTTTGATAAATTGCAGTCGCGCATGATCACATTCTCCATTAATATCGAACAATAA